A window of Podarcis muralis chromosome 10, rPodMur119.hap1.1, whole genome shotgun sequence genomic DNA:
ttAAGGAAGTATGAGCAGTGTGAACTGTTACAGCAGCTAGCGCTGAAAGCAAATCAAAAGATGTCGGAAGAAGTAAGATAAATGATTCAGGCTACTTCTAATACTGACTGGTTGTGGGAGGAGAGAAGAACTGGAAAGAGGATGGTGTGAGAAAGTATGgggatattatatatattttataaatattcCCCTCTGCTTTGTTCTTCCTATATTTAACTTCAAATGCTGAACCCTTTGGGCAAACAGGCAACAGTCCCATAGAAAGTGCCCAGCATTTGAATAAAGAAAGCTATGGATCAAAATACACTTGGGAGAGCACAGCAAATTTCTTCTACAGAGATTCCTTTGGCCGcacaacatatacagtggtacctcgggttaagtacttaatttgttccggaggtccgttcttaacctgaaattgttcttaacctgaagcaccactttagctaatggggcctcctgctgcctccgctgcgccaccggagcatgatttctgttgtcatcctgaagtgaagttcttaacctgaagcactatttctgggttagcggagtctgtaacctgaagtgtatggaacctgaggtaccactgtattggctaaaCTTGCCAAGGAAGCAGTTGCATTCCTACAGCAGCAATGGCTGAACTTCATTAATAGAGACATTGAGAGACTTGGCAAACAAAAAGAGGGGGTGGGAATGAGAAAAGCGCACATCAAATGAATTAGAGGAAGAGCGTTTCTGGCAAAGGATGTATGTAATATTTGCTTCCCACTTTTCAGAGCTGATTTGTGGCATTCCTtagagcaaaagcaaaaaataGGTCAACTCACCCTCCTGATCCTCCTTCTTTATGACTTTCTCAGCAGGAACGACAGTTGCTATCTCTTTCACCTCATCCATTAGAACATCAGCGTTTGTTTTGAGGATGTTCTGCAATCTGGCAAGCTCCTTGGgggcatttttctttctcttctccgcTCGCATCTTTCGCTTCCATTTACTCCTCAAGCTTTTTGCCATTTTTTTGTTTACTTCTATGAAGAGGAAAACCCAGGGCAAGATGTGACCCATTGTTTGCCAGTGCAGCACCCCACAGCTGCACAGGTACCCACATTAAGGCAGGCCAATGCAGGAGAAAGGAGAGGAacaaagggaaggagaaagggagggaggatacCTCCAGGTACACAAAGTAAATCTTTCTTCCACAGCCCAAAACATTTCAGACCAAGTTCTGTTCAACTGATTTCTTGAACAACGAGGTTCAGTCCAAAGTTAATTTCAAACCATGTTTGGAACACCAACTACAAACAAACTTGTGCAGCTGAAGGTCTCCTTCCTTTTCAGTTTGATGCCTTTCTGCTTTTTCTTTCATGCTTCTGACAGCAATGCAGGGCACTATTTatgtattatatttatttatatcctctaAGGCAGGGATAGGCaatctttggctctccagatgtttcggactacaattcccgttatccctgaccactggtcttgttagctagggatcatgggagttgtaggccaaaacatctggagggccaaaggttgcctatgcctgttataataataataataataataataataataataataataataataataataaattttatttataccccaccctccctggccagagccaggctcagagcagctaacaccaataaaatcacaagaaaaacataatggggggggagacccaatttaaaatacaggttaaaggCATTCAAGGTGGTGTGTGTGATTCTCTCCCTTCCTGATTTACAATACATCCCTGTGAGGTAACTTAGGCTGAGAGACCGTGACTGAATCCTggggtctcccaagtcctagtcagGCCCTCTAATCACTACAGTTCCcctgttgttttttggggggtggagggggtctgGCCAGGCACTTTGAAGTCTAATTATtactttgttttaattatttattacatttgtataccgtccttcatccaaagatcacaatcTAAGGTccaataacttaaaaaaaaaaaaaacccaacccaatcaCTTCAATATCAGAACTGCAACACCTCTGAGCGACAGCTGCTGGGAAACACAGAAAGGGAATGATATGGTGCTCACTCCTTGCTTggggacacctggttggccactgcaggaaacagagtgctggaccagaTAGATATTCggtctagggttgccaccttcattcaggcaaaatacaggacatgGTGAGAGTTGGGGgccgatttgttgttgttgtttcccccacctggtgctgaagtgacttcaaagtcTATGGCAGCCTGACAGGATGGCTGGCCCCTCTTGGAAtttgcctctctcacacacaggcaGATAAATCTGTAAATCTCCCTGTGTTTTGATACCCAGGACggcttaaatacatgacctttcacacacccttcCAAACACGTGCATTTGGAGAGGGTCCCTCACTTGGCAAATGGGTAGGGAGAAGAGACCTGAAATACAGGTCAAACCAACTCCATGCTACAGGACGTAGCATTttttacattgaaatacaggCCAGGTGTCAACCCTACTTGGGTCCGATCCCTCCCTGGGGGCTTACCTGTGGCCCCCGCTGGGAAACAGCCTGCGGACCCCTCCGCCAAAGAATaaggggaggggagagcgagAAACCAAAAGCAGCCACACCCCCCGCCTCCCCCCGATCTTTTCACCTGATCACCCGGAGCTCTCCTGTCCCCTGCGAAGAAAGCCACGCCGGCCGCAGCGCTTCTTCCGGAGCTGCGCGCGCAGGGGGGAAACGCGCCGCTTCCGGGAAAAGCAAGTCACGCCCCGCCCGCCGCAGTGCCCAACAGCGCCCCCTGGCGAGTTCCTCCGGCACTGCGCAGTTCTGTAAATGACTCTAGGCAGGCTGGCGGCGCTGTTCcctggggggtgggaggtgggctGACCTGCCCGTTGCTGTTTAATATACGCTTTATAAACGAAATTGCCCTGAATACTCGCAGGCTGGATACGTGGGGGGAGGTTGGTCACTCACGGCCCCCTGCGAGGAGtcttgggcagggggcagaggTCCCCGCGCAGCGCAAGGGCAACACTACATAGCGATCCTGTCTTGCGTGCAAGAAGCTTCCCACGTTTAGCGCCCGGCATCTTCAGGTGCAGCTTTGGCGGCgcggggaagagagagggagcgaCCGCTTCCTGGAGTCCTCActcgctgctgccagtcagagtcttGACAAGCTAGATGAGCCGGATTAGTGGCCTGGCTcgctgcaaggcagcttcctatgtgcttTCAGGCAcagattttgaaggacagctgtcaGGACAAAGAACCAGGGAGCAGAGTTATTAGCCCTCCTCTCCGCCAGGTTATTTGATCACCCTTAATTGTCCCTTGAATCGAAAAGGGCAGGTGAGGAGGGCAAGCCACCcagtgctgtactgtttttaacacttgattgggaactgcccagagtggctggggaaactcagccagatgggcggggtataatatattattattatattattattatgaatggtAAAGGGGAACTTACATGAATTGGAAAAGGGAGCGCTTGGGACACCactgagaggaggaaggaaatgtgcCCCCACCCACTGTTGACGCGATCTTTGCATTCCACTGTTTGCTCACATGTGGCAAAATATTGGGACCTTTTTTTTATACACAACTGCCCTTTCCACTTTGATTTCCTAAACTGTCAGTCTGCCTCCTAGGGTTAATATACCATGTTAGACCCCAAGAGAACGAGCTCAGCCAAATCCCTGACTCTTTGCTTATCCTTAGACATGTTTGCTGAAAAGTACATTCACTCAAACGCACAAAATGAGAATGCTGCGTTGATTTTGGTCATGCAAGAGAGTATTGCTTGAGGGAACGGATATAGAGTTTTAGCTTCCTAATCAGTTGTCTtttctgtatttaaaacaaaagcatcttTTAAGAGCACTCGTGGTTAATTTTTATACCTTATGACAACTATATTAATATCCCATAGGCTGTGCCACACTGTGGAGATTGGATGGGGCAGGGGTCTCCCTCTGTCCAGCCCAAACTATCTCCACCAGCCTCTGTCCATGGAATGAAGCCAGCATCACTCATCCAGTGCAGAGCTCCCTGTTCTGCCAACAAAAGTGAAGGCTGTGGGCAGAAAAGCTGCCATCACAAAGAGCCTtgcaatacactggtacctcgtgttaagaacttaattcattctggaggtccattcttaacctgaaactgttcttaacctgaggtagcactttagctaatggggcctcctgttgccgccgcgccaccgccacatgatttctgttctcatcctgaggtaaatttcttaacctgaggtactatttctgggttagcggagtctgtaacttgaagcgtctgtaacctggagcgtctgtaacccaaggtaccactgtagtgcaaatCTGGATTACATCCTCAATGTCTTTTTCACATCAGTGAGCAACACTACCAGGCTCCACACAACCAAGATTGAAAGGGTCGGCATATAGCTTAAAGAACATGGCTGGCAGGCAGTCATTTACTCCTGCACAACTAGTTTTAGAAGCTAAACACGAGCAAGTCTTCTAGGCCCTCAGAATGAGAAGCACTGCCACTCCAATGGTATGAGCTTCTAGGACTACCGGTATGTTAAATTATCAGGCACAACACTGCGTTTCTGCCTGTAATTGCTTGCTTAATCGTCAAGAAACCATTAGTTCGCAATCTTGCACCACCAGGCAAAAAGCAAATAAAGAGGCAAATGACATGCACAGCtaacatttcataaaatttattttcATAAATTCTTAATGTTATCCCGAAAGAAGAGCAGATGGAGTATAATTGCCCCTCCTGATCTGCCTGCACTTCACAGTACACAAccaatacaaaacatcatctgATAAACACTCCACTGCACACAAGTGTCTTACCCCTTATTAACAGTCAATGACAAGCCTTGGAAAAGGGGTCAAAATGTACTTCAAACTTCTCCAGCATTCCAGAAGGATCAACAGAAAACATGAAGCTGTGGTGGTTTTGTGTGATATATATAAACACGCTTTAGAACTTTTTAAAATTTCACAAATCTAAAATAGACCGGATACAAGCCTTCAAAATAGCAGAAACTACCGATAAACAAATAATTTACATCTTTTACTTGTATTAATTATCCACTTTTGGAATAAAGTTCCTTTCATCTCTCAAAATACTGCAGTGTTTGAAAACACAGTATTTAACTAGAAGTATATTAAAACATTTTAGAAAGTGTAGGAGCCAAGTTGTGGGATAATTCCTTCACATCAATATGCTAGTAGGGTAAGCTTTCACATTCCACAGATGACCAGCAACAGAATGTTAGCTTATTTAAAGCTTTGACGTTCAATAGCAAAATTAAGAGACTCCATTTTATGCTATCCAGCCAGTGACAATTGTGAATATCAAAGGACACATCTGTGGCAATTATTGCAGAAAATAGAATTCTAATAGCACAAATGGAGGTTGATGAGCAAGGCTTTCAATCAAAAACGATATGCAAACGGATGGAGTTAAGCCTTTACTGAACAGCCAAGATGACTGCAATATGTAATTAACTGATCTCAGAATAGAATCATAAACACCAGTTCTCTAAAACACCCTTTATACAGGAAACACTGAAACCACAGTGGAATGTAAAAACAAGCTCCAATCTCAGAGCATTCTGCAGATTTCCTAGGTCTTAATAACTTTTTTGATGCTACATCCAAATTATCACAGAAATTTTAACAACTCCCAATTACTTTTTATTAAATGCTTCTAGCAAACGCAGCAGGTGTAGAAACAGATTGATGATGTCCAAATAGAGGTTGATTGAAGCCAATATGTATTcttcaggggagagtttgtgcattAGCAGATGAGTGTCGTAGATGATAAATCCACAGAACAGAAGTGCTCCTCCAGCAGCTAGTACTACCTCTAATACTTCACTATAGAAAAAAAGCTGTAACCAAAGAACACAGAGAgaggttttgtgcaaatctctttcataaaagcacaccaaaaattaGATATGACCATAATGGAACTATAATTAAAGCTGAATGGTTGTAGTCAATGTAATGCTAAAGAGGTTATTCCATTAGTACAAGCTTTTCTGCTTGCCTTACAGAacaatctcccctcccctctcatgATGTTCTGCAGGTTCTTCTGACCCTCTGAAGCAGGTCTGAAGAGCGGGGTGCAGGAGAAGTGGTGACATTCATGTTGTACTAGCAAGCACCATTGCCCTGATTTCTGCTAGTGCAGTGATTTAGTTGAatatggccactaatatattttGCTTGCTTACAGAGAAGCTGTATACAGTAgtatcttggttctcgaacttaattcattccaggagTCCGTCTGActcccaaaacgtttgaaaaccaagacccggcttccaattggctgcaggagcttccggcaCTCAAGCGGAATCCGTGTCAGACgtccggcttccgaaaaatgttcaaaaactagaATACTTCCAGATTTTTGGCCtttgggagccgatttgctcAACAACTAAGTCGTTTgcgaaccaaggtatgactgtatgcaaaACATACCATTTTCTGGTCGTTCCTGAGTCTTTAGTGCTTTCCATATCTTATCATTTTGTtacggttgccatattttgaagagccaaaaaataaaaaataaaaaagagaagatGCTATagcgactctcattttaaatacccctactatatgtgggctatagaagctgtgatacaTTGCTGaggagggcaggagaagagaagagggaagtctatgtctcatccagaaggTATAGCCAGAGAatttggcaaattttaaaaatccacccagacagaaattttacccctgaaaaaagAGGGTGTGTCATGGAAAAAGAGGTCACACGGCAACCCTAACATTGGCAGACCGTGTCATGTCTTCTTCTATGACTTTCATTATTTGACAGGAGTTAGGAACCTGTGCTTCCAGATGCAGtacagcaactcccatcatccccaactactggccatgctggttggggtggATGGTAGTTGGAGGCCAGCAACACATGGAGGACCACATattccttcctcctgctgctgtagaACTGCTCTTTTGAGATGACAAAACTGAATTCGCTTCAGAATAGCCAGATAGGGATCTCTGGTCCCAATCCCTATATAGCTGTTAAGATTGTTGAttggctattgttgttgttgttgttgttgttgtatctaTTTTCTTGAACACATTGCTATCCTGAAAGGTTTTGGCAAGGGCTGGGCATTTTGCGTCTGCGTTATTCTGAaaagatgttttgaactgcattCTTCAAAACATTTGAGTTCTACCATCTGTGTCTCTTACGTTAGTTCTCTAAAAAAAGATCTCCCACACTATAGTCGCAGATCTTGGGATTTTCTCATTAAATGCTTTATTTGGCAATTTATACTGATGCCGTTTTTACTTTTGTCAAGATGAAAACATCTAAGCTCTTTAAATTGTATTAACATGTCCATAGCACAACACACAGACCAAGTGATGTGCACtggtttttcctactttgtattcaaatcatggaattgtagaactggaagagaccccaaaggATCATcttttccaaccccctgcaatgcaggaatttggcCTAgggctgtccctgggtgggcttgatccaccagccttctgattaaCAACCTGATGCGCCTACCCACTGCACCACAGAGGTCTTATGGCGGCTTCAaaagaaaacagattaaaatactGGAGTAAAACGTTAAGTAATTCTGCTGCAACCCcatgcaagtttactcagaactTAGCCCCATTAAGCTCAAGGAGGCTTAATACCCagttaagtgtgtataggactgcatccTTGATTTATGTTACATGTTACAAAAACATGCCTAGAAGCACACCGCAAATGAGCTGTGGTTTTGTACCTGATCTTGGTGGAATGAGTTTATACTCGGTCAGTTCAGTCATCATTCAAAAATTTAGAAATCGCATTTTTAACTGGGCTTGCAAACCGTGGTTTAAGTATTGTTGAGCTTAAGACAAATCCAATACAGCAGAAGTCCAGTTTTAAAACATATAAACTGTAACCACTGAACTAAGTATATTTTTTAGTTTAAAAACTGTATTAAACTTCCTACGTCACCCATTTCAAGCTGAGGAATAACAATACATGTTACAGTGAACTCCTTTACTACTACAAGGAGCCCCTGAGTCATAAGGACCTCAAATTAGATGGGGGGCACAGCCCTAGCATAAACCtaccctccccccttttaaattatCCAGTGATGttttcaataacaacaacaaggtgtGACCTCTTACCCTTAGAAAGCTTGATAGAAGAAGAATCCATAAGCAAGCAAACAGCCTGTGAACACACATTAATAGGTTAGTGACTTTCTTCTTAAACTACGCTTTCATCTTCGTTACATACACGCCTATTATAGAACATACATTTGCATTGTGATACTCGCTATCATTGTTTCAGTCATGACAAGTCACactgactccccctccccccggatTTTACTTTGTGCACACACTTTATCAATTCAGCTGCCCCGTGTTTTTCCAACAGCAATTCTCTACAGAAATGaccaccactgtatattaagtgACACAGTCATTTGTTCACCTCTATGAGTAAgcaaatgttgctgttttttgcagGGTGGTTATAGAAACTCCCCCAATTTTTGCCACTATATCCTCTTATACATGGATgtatatatactgtgtgtgtttgtgtataggaAAGTAACTTACCCTGCTCCAACTTTGCTGAAATCTCTTTTGGACTGCAAAGTGTACAAAGTGAGAGCAAAAAAGACAGCCGTCGTTAAGATAAAGGCTTGCAGAACAACAGATACTTCATAGAAAGTCACTATGGGGAGAAACAAGGAAAGGTAAATTAAAATCTTTATTGAACATTTGGCATTGTTACCTCAAACTAAATCAATGCAGGCATCGTGCTCacattaagaaaaaaaattatcagcTCCATTTGACAACAGCTAAGCATACCTATATTCCAGGCAATGAGACACCTACGATTACAGTGCTAATCCCAAGAATAAGCATGCTCATTTCTATAGAATATAATGAAAGAATAATAGGCAGACGTCCATACTTCTAGGGTACAGTCTCTGTTCTTTTAATTATACTTTGCATTTCTCTATCTTTTCTTGTTCATTTTTGGTTGGAAGAGAATGTATAACAGAAGAGACATCAAATCTGACTTCTGTACTGTCAATCACCTTTCAGCAAGCAGTAACAAATCATAAAACAGGGCTTCTTCCTTTCTATTTCTATCTATATGATAAGGGTGGATGCATACCTGTAATAGCAACAGTCAGTGCTTCAAGAAGGGTCTgcgaaaaataaaatgaaagaattATCATCTAAAGCCAACATTAAGGCAGCTCCACTCAGCAATCGCAAGCCAAAGGGCACCCTGTGTACGGCAGCACTCTATCAGACACTGAAGAAATTGGAATGGTCAGCTTGTGCAGCCAGGATCTGCATGCAACAGAGTCATTAGACTGGGCTCTATGCATGTCAGTCGAGTAATATGTTTAGTTCAAGATAAACCTATTTGGATTAAGGAAAAGTGGCATGCCTTTATATACCTTCCACTTCCTAGAGGTCGGACCAACCACCACAGAAGCAGACAGTGCTTTATAAGCAATTGGGCACTGAACACTAGCTGCGTTAAAAGCATTTGTGTGAGCGCACACAGGGTTAAAGTAGGAACAGGGCCGGGCACTGGCGCTGCTCATTGGATTTGGGGGCAATTACTACAAAGGCGTAAAGAAAGTTTTAAAGCATGTTCCATCGAATAGACTTGGAAAACTTGAAGAAGAACCATGTTTTATCAGGGTTTCAAATTATGGGGAGAATATCTAAGTGCATTCAATTGAACATACTTAAAAACCCTCCAGCCTTCATGCTCATTGGACAAAGTTTTGAAGGGGCCCTTTAGGGCAGAATTGGGGGGCACACAAGCGGAGGAGGGGACAGAGAAGTTGCATTGCACAAGGAGAACTCCATTGTTAGATGCAACCCACTGTCTTCCTGAATTCACACTATTGCACTTTTCTGAGCACACAGAGGAAACTGAGTGTACGTCAATTTTCAGAAGGTACAGTGCGTATTTTACAGACCTACTTGCTTTGAAAAGCAATCTTAACAGAAAGGCTACTAGGAGAACAAATTATCTGCAACTTTTTAAAAGGTCTCCACAAAGCAGTAAGGAAGAAAGTAAGCTTTGGAAATACTTACAAAGCCAAAGAGAAGATATAAATTAAGTGGATGCTGATGTCTGTACAAAGTTAATGCCACAATCACAACCAGGGAACCAAGCACGGATACCAGAAGTACAGCTGGGCTGTGAGATTTAACAGAGAACACAGTCAACATTCATTTGCTGGTTTTTTAGCTCCTTTTgttttaatgtaaaaaaaaaaaagtaagagtCTATTGGATACATgtctaaaaaaaattaatatatctGCAATGAGGGTCAGACACCTCTCTTCTGGTTGTATGAAATTAAGACATCTATAGTTACAAAGTCACCAATATTTCAAGCGTATGAAACCCTCAAATAAATAGTCATGCTCTTGGTAGCAATTTATTTCTGTATAAATTCTATGACAGATAGTAGATGAGCTTCATTCAGGAACACATCTGAGGGGAAGAAAAATATCACCTCTCTCCGCCTTAGTCCTCCATCTACAATATGGCAACAATAAAGGGTTGTATTAAGGGTGACCAAGGTAATGCAACCTGCTTTGAACAATTTAACACACCTATATAAATGCTGCTTATTATGCTTAGCAGTAGCACAGCTACATCCACCAGTTGTACTGTTGTCATCTTTTATTGACCCTGCTCAAGTGCCTTTAACAAGCATCATTACATACACGAAATACAGAGATCCACCCACCCCTGAGTTACAGCAGACTTATTGGTGTAgttgttacattttttaaaaaaaatggcaggtTGATGGGAATTATTTTTGGGTCAGGGAGAGGTGTATcggtgttgttttaatttttctcTTCTAGTTAGTGGATACCAGTATTGTTTTGCTTATTCTTCACATACTGCTAAtgtttttctatttctattatgGGATGTAGCTGATGTTTTGTTTTCCCAATATGTTGCATGTAATAGTATTGAGTTATATGACCTCTCCCCCTTTCTATGGTATAAtgtatttattcaaaaaaaattcAATGCAAGTGGCTAGGAGACCCTTCGGACTAAGatgtttaataataaataaatcattgttaTCTCACAGTAGCAAGCAACATACAGAACAGAACCATGCTTGAGAACCAATGACGCCAGCAAAATTCCCTGAAACCTATTATTACATCAAACAGTATCCTGCCTAAAATTTATTATACATTGAAATGTGGGGGAAATACTGTGCAACTGTATTCATCAAAAGGGTCTACCTTTCATGCACAAATGTCCGAATTGTCTCAGAGTACAGAAAAGCTGCAGAGGTCACCGTAGTCAAGAAAATTTGAACTGAAAGAATGCTGTAGACTTTGCGCAGAAATGCTAAGAGATGGGAAATAAGACAGCATATTAACATAGTTTAATTCTTGCTTTCTTGCTTTACCTCGAATCAGAGGATTAATAAAAAACTAGTGCATCTTTTTAATGAAGcatagaaacaaaaagaaaaaatagtgTAATAGTGAATAAATTGTACTTATTAGAATGAACAAGTGGTTCCTCAAAGGGCAGCAATAGgttaacacagtgtttcccaaccttttttgggcaaaggcacacttgtttcatgaaaaaaatctcgaggcacaccaccattacagccccgtgacgtcagcgcgcagcgtcacgccgggagggacgcacgaaagtgtaagtttcaattttttccctcccccttgccttccttctgtgccaactgccaaaaagccaagaaaaaagccaagactttagggcagcaggtcgacacggaagaagctcctacctaaggacaggtgcgacagccgtgtcctcttctgccacacttggcagccctgactcacggtcgtgactcccaccctgatttctctccgcaggtcgagcggcacaggcagcccaatgtgtccagcccagacacaagccccgcttccccactctagatcctgaatgcgaccaagtgctctggactcccgagcagggtgggaaagaggactcgcatctggtagcctccaggctcctcgcctgctcgagggatggcattgcaggcaagctgccggccgtcgccatcgccgccccctcatgcgag
This region includes:
- the LLPH gene encoding protein LLP homolog, yielding MAKSLRSKWKRKMRAEKRKKNAPKELARLQNILKTNADVLMDEVKEIATVVPAEKVIKKEDQEEGSKMDMDSKRNQKTLLDEHGQYPVWMNPRQRKKLKSKRTKGKNKHKPPKGLAW
- the TMBIM4 gene encoding protein lifeguard 4, whose amino-acid sequence is MMAAESPSSYPRTSIEDDFNYGTNVASASVHIRMAFLRKVYSILSVQIFLTTVTSAAFLYSETIRTFVHESPAVLLVSVLGSLVVIVALTLYRHQHPLNLYLLFGFTLLEALTVAITVTFYEVSVVLQAFILTTAVFFALTLYTLQSKRDFSKVGAGLFACLWILLLSSFLRLFFYSEVLEVVLAAGGALLFCGFIIYDTHLLMHKLSPEEYILASINLYLDIINLFLHLLRLLEAFNKK